In one window of Pelorhabdus rhamnosifermentans DNA:
- the pdxR gene encoding MocR-like pyridoxine biosynthesis transcription factor PdxR: MLLLELDEKIHKPQYQQILEQIREKIEQRLLLPGEKLPSTRRLANSLGIHRSTVANAYQELWALGFVDIRPGSCPRVRERMQIATADNRTEKGLIDWNHTASAASTAIWQTNCNFQSPMGQQENLHMINFSSMDMDCRLFPLETFRSCLNRAIKAQGISILGYGDRAGFFPLREYIAHHLQSHGISVTSDEILITNGLQQGIDLVFRMLAAPGKSVAIESPTYKEIIPLLKFCGLKPIEIPIRADGMDLAILADKLDKEHPSLVYTMPNFQNPTGVSTSQSHRERLLSLCKTHGIPILEDGFEEEMKYFGRVILPIKSMDKQHLVIYCGTFSKVLFPGIRIGWVAAEKECIERLMAIRSFSDLSSSMILQAGVYEFCQHGYYDRHVNKMHRFFRKRMQTVLTALRHHILPEWAEWKEPSGGYLIWLKLKFPVLSEDKLDKLFTSHGIQVEFGDQFFSSETKDTYLRLSISKLNEAEIIEGIQRLGQTLEKLYAETQS, translated from the coding sequence ATGCTACTCTTGGAACTAGACGAAAAAATTCATAAACCCCAGTATCAGCAAATTCTGGAACAAATCCGTGAAAAAATTGAACAGCGCCTACTGCTTCCGGGCGAAAAACTCCCTTCGACGCGCCGCTTGGCGAACAGCCTGGGGATTCACCGTTCAACTGTCGCCAATGCTTATCAAGAATTATGGGCACTCGGGTTCGTTGATATTAGACCCGGCTCATGTCCGCGTGTACGAGAACGCATGCAGATCGCCACAGCGGATAATCGCACAGAAAAAGGTCTGATTGACTGGAATCACACAGCTTCAGCCGCAAGTACAGCTATTTGGCAAACGAACTGCAATTTCCAATCACCAATGGGCCAACAAGAAAATCTTCATATGATCAATTTTAGCAGTATGGATATGGATTGCCGACTCTTTCCGCTTGAAACATTCCGTTCTTGTTTAAACCGAGCCATTAAAGCCCAGGGCATATCCATTCTTGGCTATGGAGATCGAGCCGGTTTTTTTCCATTACGTGAATATATTGCCCATCACTTGCAAAGTCACGGCATTTCCGTCACATCCGATGAAATTCTCATTACCAACGGATTGCAGCAAGGCATTGATTTAGTCTTTCGTATGTTGGCCGCACCAGGAAAATCAGTCGCCATTGAATCACCTACTTATAAAGAAATCATTCCACTCTTAAAGTTTTGCGGTCTAAAACCCATTGAAATCCCGATACGCGCCGATGGAATGGATCTTGCGATTTTGGCAGACAAATTAGACAAAGAACATCCATCCTTAGTCTATACCATGCCGAACTTTCAAAATCCAACGGGTGTCAGTACCAGTCAGTCTCATCGCGAGCGTTTGCTTTCACTCTGTAAAACTCATGGCATTCCCATTTTAGAAGATGGCTTTGAAGAAGAAATGAAATATTTTGGTCGAGTCATCTTACCCATTAAATCCATGGATAAGCAGCATTTAGTCATCTACTGCGGAACTTTTTCCAAGGTACTTTTTCCTGGTATTCGTATTGGTTGGGTGGCGGCAGAAAAAGAATGCATTGAACGCCTGATGGCTATTCGTAGTTTTAGTGATTTATCTTCCAGTATGATCTTGCAAGCGGGGGTTTACGAATTCTGTCAACATGGCTACTATGATCGCCATGTCAATAAAATGCACCGTTTCTTCCGGAAACGCATGCAAACAGTCCTTACAGCTCTTCGTCATCATATCCTGCCAGAGTGGGCTGAATGGAAAGAACCAAGTGGCGGCTATCTTATTTGGCTCAAATTAAAATTTCCGGTTTTATCTGAAGACAAATTGGATAAGCTATTTACCTCCCATGGCATTCAGGTAGAATTTGGTGATCAGTTTTTTTCTTCTGAAACAAAAGATACCTACCTTCGTCTATCCATTTCCAAGCTCAATGAAGCAGAAATTATCGAAGGTATTCAAAGACTGGGACAGACACTAGAAAAGCTCTATGCTGAGACACAGTCTTAA